A window of Pungitius pungitius chromosome 19, fPunPun2.1, whole genome shotgun sequence genomic DNA:
ATTTGATGACGCCATATAATCAACTCAACGCAATACTTGCTTACAGTTTTCAGAGGCTTGAGGAGGACGACCCCGCAGCCCTCTCCTCTACCGTAGCCATCCGCTCTGCTGGAGAAAGGTTTGCTGGTTCCTTCAGGTGAGATCATCTTCGCCTTGCTGAGAGCAACGAACACTCTCGGCTCAATGATGCAGCTGACGCCTCCACAAAGAGCCATCCCACAGTCTCCTAGTTTAAAGAGAAAGGGAAATTAAATTCAAACAACGTCATTGTGGATTGCCCTCAGGTATGGCATTTGGCTGGGGAAAGGAAACTAAATACCGTGTTTTATAGCCTGGCAGGCTAAATGCAGAGCCACCAAAGAGGAAGAACAGGCCGTGTCAATAGCAAGAGAAGGGCCAGTGAGGTTGAAGGTAAAGGAGAGTCTATTGGCAGCCACACTCATGGCCGCCCCCGTGCCATTGTAGTGGGATATGGTTGACGGACTGTCGCTCTGAAGAATCTCGTAATCCCTGTTCATAAGACCTGCAGCATTATCAAAGCAGAATGGATATTGTGATATTCTGTTGGTTTTAGAACCATCAACAGGTCAAACGTACCCACCtgtgactttttttaattaaaaggatTTTACTTTTCCTAAAATTTGTTATTTAACATTCCTGTTGTCAAAAATTGTAAAGTCAAATCAATTGGTCACCCATGTAAACTCCAGTTCTGCTTCCGCTGATGATCTCCATGGACATTCCTGCATCTTCTAATGTCCTGTATGTGCACTGCAGGAGGAGTTTCTGCTGAGGGTCCATGAATTCAGCCTCTGCTTCAGTAATGCCGAAAAACTTGTGATCAAATTCATTGAagctgaaatataaaaaaaaaaataaataaataaataaattaaaaaaagcaccaACGGAAAGATAAAAAATTTAATCTTAAAAAAATGATCCTTACCCTTCTATGAGAGCTGCTTTGGTTGTTTGCGTCTTTCCTGGTTTGCAACCATCGGCATCGTACCAAAATGTGGTGTCAAACCTCTCAGGTGGAATATCTACGACACAGTTCTTTCCCTCCAACAAGACCCTCCAGAAGTTGTCCAACCCTTCACCTAAAATAAAACAGAGCACAACACCTGTAGTTCCtcctctggaaaaaaacaacatttaatcagagccattttaaaatgcataatGTATACCTCCGGGGAAGTTGCATCCAATCCCGATAACGGCTATGTCATCGTCTGCGTCCTCCATCGTTGCTTTATTCTAAAAGCCTCCCAAAAAAGTCCTGCCGCTCCATAGTGAAGCCTAAAGTTCAGTCCTGGTTGCTTTCTTTGGCCAAATGTAGAGCTTCTCTACCTCCCACCTCCTTTTGAACCACTGTGCCATGAGaagggacacaaggacacaacaaTGCTCTGCCTTGTTTCTCAGTCGGCTTCATGTGGAACTAAACGCAGTAACACAAACTGGAGATTATTGGAAGGCACCGGTGAATCCCCGTTTGTTCTTATTTCCACAAGGTCTGCTTATCAATGGCAGGATACAAGCTCCTCTAACTGCTCATTTACATGCGAACCTGTGGTCACATCATCTGGGGAAGGATGACATTTGTGTGCGGGACAAGACTGCATTGATCAGGTGTTTTTGCTTAAAAATAAACTCCTGGGAGGAATCTGATAGATAAATGCGTATAAATCAATCTATCTTGACAGTGGCAGGACTCAAATTTAAAGTCAGTCTAGTTTATATCTTGGTGTGAAGTCAGAAAATATTCAAACCTCCACATTTTGTTATGTCGCTCAAATGAATTACTTCTATCATCCAATTTTTTCTCAAAGTAATAACACAATGCGTTTGTTATTGCAAAACTGGTGAATCCAATTGATTGGACCAGAGTGGTGAGAGATTGAGATCCAGACATCTCTTGTCATTATGGGGAAACATCCTCTGGTTTAGCATGGAACCAAGAAGGGGTCCGAAATTGTCAGCTGGTAAAAAAGAAACTGCCAACTGAGTGAAAGGTGTCAGTGAATGAGGAACAGACTTCCCTTCTGCTTCACAGTTTGTCTGCTTGTGGTTTTAACACCATCAACATTTTCTAATTGAGTCTCACGGCGGTCACCAATCTTTCTATTTCCAGCAGTAGCAGCCTGCAGTGGACAAAAAGCCCAAGCTGATGAAAACAGTGAAGCATTTAGCAGTAGAGCCCCAGATATTCCCTAAATGAATGTGACTGTTTCCCCATTTGGATCTGCTAACACATTAGCCACACGAGCTACAGTTATTTAATCAATCTCAAGTTGCTAAAATGACTGACCTCAAGCTAAAGTATCACTTGTCATGTACCGAACACATCCGCAAGGAAAGGTAACCTTTATTTGAGCTCCAAAAAGGAACAAAGTGAAGCACAAAGTCAATCTttttacacacatacatagcgtgtatatatttatatacatttcccAAAATCTATCCGCTACATGTTAGCTTAAAATAGGGCACGAGGGCCTATCGCtaatttgagaaaaagaaaaaaaaacacctttgggcacttaaataaataagaacAAATAGATAGACTGACGTCTTTGAGTTGCATCTAAGAGAGAAACGTAATGTGAACAGCGGCATCACCCGTCGCTTCTAGATGCAGGTACTTTAACGTCCTACGGCGGTCACCACTCCGTACAAACTTTAAATGAGACGTAGACGTACATGAAATTATTCATCTCCACTAAACATGATCTTTGTCAAAAGCATTTGCCTGAGAACCTTATTTAAGATCAAACATGAGTGATGCATAAAACAACTGCTACACAGTGAAGGACACCTCAAACATCCTACCATAGTAGAACATTTACGTCCATGCCGTTACACTGGGTGCTTTAAAAATctatgtgaaaccaaagatgctctctacaagaaataaaaagatgaaaaagaaaaaaagtgaagtgAAACTTCATTGTCAAACAAATGACATAATACCAGGGCTCCCAGAGGGCCTGTGTGAAGTTGCACAGCTTCATATTTACATGATACAAGAGTCTAAAATCTCTACTGAATCATCTGCTGGTCCAGGGATTTGCCCTCCAGCACCATCTGGATCTCTTTGGCATCCAGAGTTTCATGTGCCAGCAGGGCGTCCGCCAGCTTCTTGTGCTCCTTGCTGTAGGTCTTCAGGATGTTTCTAGCACGTTCGTACGAGTCCTGGACcgggagagagggagattgGTGAATAAGAAATGGATTAAAAGGGAGGAGATGACTATCTTCAAATTGAATCAAAAGTCCATCTGCGAGCGCCGCGGGAACACTTGCATTCAGCAGCACCCGGATTTCCTGTTCGATGATGGCTTGTGTCTCGGGGCTCTGCTTGGTCACATCGCCGTAGGTCATCACACCAAGCTGCAACAAAACCCAAATTACATCCTTTGTGTTGAAGGAACAACAGACCTTCTCAGGCATGCGTCACTTGGAGTGATCATTATAAGCTGGGTTTTCTTCCCAGGTCTTAGACCTAATTATATGTTATTCTAATGACAGAGCACTGCAGATTGCGACTGAACAGAACATCAGTGTCCTGGTCTGATGGAGAGACGCATGAAACATTTAGACGTCCATTTGCAAGTGGATTTGTGCAAACATTTAATTGAACTGTAAACCAAAAGCACCGTTTAATGTTATCCGTGTCGTTGGAAGTTCACTCACTGCCTGTATAAATTAAAAAGCTACCTTGTCACTCATGCCGAACCTGGTTACCATCATCTTTGCTATTTTGGTGGCTCCATCGAAGTCACTGGAGGCTCCTAAAAAAGGAGAATACATCCCAAACTATTATCGGACATGTGTCATAATGTTACACAACAAAGCAGCtggagtatttttttaaacaggacTGAAGGACTATGGTCTTCACGCACCAGTGGTGATGTACTCGTCTCCAAAGATGAGCTCCTCGGCCACTCTGCCGCCCATGTTGACATCCATCTGGGCCAGCAGCTGGGCTCTCGTCTCACTCCAGCGGTCATTCTCCGGGAGCAGGGACACCTGGAGGACGGTGACCGGGACATAACGCATCAGCTGGAGGTTGAGCTTcaacagcaaaaataaatgacaaacgTTACTGGTAGAGAGCGAGAGAAGTAACAACAGCTCACATGGCCAAGAGATGGGCCTCTGGGCATGATGGTGGCCTTATTGATGGGCATTGCATCTTTGGTGTAGTAGGCAACAATGGCGTGGCCGGACTCATGGTAGGCCGTGATGGTCTTATTCTTCTTGTCGATTTCAACGCTCTTCCTCTCGGGGCCTGGTATCACAAGGACCAGAATaacagtgatttaaaaaaaagttcccacCTTTTGTCTTGACATTGTTGTCCTGTCGAGATGCAGAGCAGATCTAAACCCGCCGTGCATTCACCCATGATGATCTTGTCCTTTGCGAACTCCAGGTCCTTCATCGAGACCATCTCCTTCTCGTCCATGGCGGCCTTCAGGGCGGCCTGGTTGACCAGGTTCTCCAGCTCGGCCCCGGTGAAGCCCACTGTGCCCCGGGCAATAACCGACGCATCCACGGCTGTAAAAGGGTAACAACAGTCCAGTGTTCAGGGGACAATGCTGTCCTTTTCAGAAAAGTCAAACAAAAGGCTTTCCTTTTCAGGTTCACAGCTCTGAACGCTTTAAAGCGGTTTGAATTGACATGTCGGAGACCTACCAGGGTCCATCTTGATCTTGGAGAGGTACAGCTTGAGAATTTCAGTGCGTCCTTTCACATCGGGGCGAGGGACAGTGACCTGCATGTCGAACCTTCCTGGCCTCACCAGAGCGCTTCAAAGTAGCAGCAAAGCAGTATTAAGATTCAAGGTACTGACTCTTCATTTGTGATAAATAAGACTTTACTGCTTCAATTATTTCATGTCACAATGAGTTTGGAAGAGTATGAAGGATTTTTTCATACACCatggttaaatgtaaatgtgcatAAAAAGATTCCAGTCAGACAGAACAGAGGAACCAAGACAATAACACAAAGGCTAAAACCAGCCTGCAGCATCTGTCAGAGGGTAAAGGTCACAGAGTGACATGAACTGGATTTACCTGATTTCAAACAGATTCTTCTACTGAAATCCAAACTTAGGTAAACGTAtgtggaataaataaatacctatCCAGAGCCTCCGCGAAGTTTGTAGCGCCAATAACGATGACACCTTCATTTGGTTTGAATCTGTTAAATAGCAAAACATTGAGTGTTACAagtgatttgtttatttttcacactCTGCAGTTtaaagaaaaggcagaaaacTGACCCATCCATTTCAGCCAGCAGCTGGTTGATGGTTTGTCTAGAATAGGGATGCATGGGAGACTCTATTCTCTTTCCACCGACGCTGTCCAACTCGTCAATGAAGATGACACAGGGAGCGTTGGCTTTGGCCTCTTCTGCAAACCAGGAAAAGAAACAGACAAGAGATTGTAGTTGCTTCGGTTCAGCCTGAACTGGTGCCTTTCATTTTCTCACATTCAGCAAACTTACTGAAGAGGTTCCTGATTCGACTCGCACCGACGCCCACAAACATCTCATCAAACTCCGATCCGGAGGCGTAGTAGAAAGGCACGTCGGCCTCTCCAGCCACGGCCCGGGCCAACAgggtctttcctgttcctggtgGACCAACCAGGAGGATCCCTGAGGCCATAGCAGGGGCAACAAATTAGTATAAAATAACAGCATGTTTAAACATGGACAGGACTAAATGCAACATTTGTGCGTTAACTTCCTGCACAATGAAAACATGAGACGTGTGGAGGAAACATAAAATACCTTTTGGCAGTTTTCCACCCAGAACAGTAAATTTCTGGGGGTTCTTGAGAAAGTCAACAACTTCTTGCAATTCATTCTTTGCCTCCTCGACGCCTTTGACATTCTCGAATGTCACATTCTTCACCAGGACGGGGTCGACTGCGGAGTCAAGACCAGATGTGGTGCGGAACCTCACTGTGAAATCCCAAATACAACCGACTTAGTAACATTACACCAGAAATACTCCACACTGGTATTGAAAATAGACATAGAGGATGAAGATATTCAAGGATTACTACAGAGCGGTGCATGTCGAGGGAAACTCGAGTGAAAGGCATCGTGTCTTATTGGTTATTGTTAAATGCAAGGCATTACCTTAAAAAGGTACACATTAAATTGGCAACAAGCATTGAAGAGAGTAAAAACTGAAACAAACCAGCATCAGAAAACGAGCCTTTACCCGACAAAAACGGGGATCTTGATAATCCATAAATACCAACAAGTAGAAGGACCAACAGAATCAACCTGGTTCTCCTCAGAGAGTCTGTAGAGCAAGAGCACAGACAAATATTAGTTGCTTATGTCAACCCTGGCCTACTGTTACACTGACCACCAGGGAATCTTTTCATTATAGACGCTTCCGTTTCGTGCCCGTTGGCGACATGCCTTGTGTTCTCTGAGTGAAGGCCTGAGACCTCATGAACCCCTCGGTGAAACCAGTCTTGAAAGCTTCCTGCTGGTTAACAGGAAcgttcttttgttttgtaagtTCGTCCAGTGATTGTGCTTCTGGGAACTTTTCCCTCTGAAGAAATCCCTGTGAGGGGAAACACAGTCGGTTGGTCAAAACTCAGCCCCTTCTCACTTCATAattcccccccgtccccacaaATTATTTTGGTAACACAGAGTTCCTTTTAATAGTTTTGCCGACCTTCATGAAGGATGGCGTGTAGGCCTCCGACTCCACCGGACCGTCGTAACTAGACTCTGTTCGTCTGGTCTTTGATTGAAGAGTCTTGAAGCCCCGATTCTGGACCCATACTTAAAACAGAGACACATTGGGAAAGCCGGAAAACATTAAACGTTACTTTTACAGCATGTATTACACACAGCAATCAATCCAAAGTTAGTCTCTCACCAGGCAAGGATTGTAGCTCTGCGCAAGCTTCCCTTAGAGGACTGTGGTATTGTCGGTGGAAAATACGGGAGCCAAAAACTCCCATCCTTCTCTGTGAAAACCCTGTCAGACAAAAGAGAGGTTTGCTTCAACTACATGATTAAACATACTTACAACTGACATAACAAATCGTCTCAGATGCGGCATATTGTTGTagagtaagaaaaaaacaaagtcggGAGACCTGAGCTGCTCACCATGTTTGTTGTGAAAGAAGCTGTCGGCAGAAACGTGACTCGATCTCCATGTGGAGGAACCGGCAGGAGGCTCCTCTGGTCCGGACACAGGCAATAACCTGCGGACCAGCTCATCCAGCTGACTCACCCGGATCTCGGAGAGGCCCAGATCCCTCAGAGTCACACTGGGCTGCAATGAGAGGACAGCAAAAGTAGCAGTTATCTACACATTTCTAAGACAATAATTACATGTGGTTTCTTAGAGCCTTTAAAAACCTGAGACATCCTCACTTTACAAAGAAATATTGTAATTGACTTATGGAGAGATTTTCACAGGTCAGTACACTGAAATGTGCATGGTAAATAGTTtgaacatgaaatatgcatatACTGAAATACTTTTTGCACACTTGTGACATTATTTAATGTATCCGTGGAGTCCGTCTCACCTCTTTAAGATACGAACTGTGCTCTGGAAAGAAATCTTTGTGCAGGGTCTGGACTGAAGCTGTGGCTGAGTTCTTTAGAGAGTGGAGGGCATTGATGAGCTGGCTGAGGGGCACTATCATCTGAAAGATAAACAgtggatgaacacacacacaaacacgcggaTGGGTCAACTCTGTGTGTACTCAGCACTAGCATTAGTTAATGTATAAAAAACGTATTTCAAGTGAATCTTCCAGTCaggacattggggggggggcaggaatgtttttgtgtggtttcaaCTCTTAACTGCTCTTTGCCACAGGCAGCATGGCGAACGCACGTCAGACGTGACGTAACCTGAactctttgaaagtaacaagcTAAAATCGAAATTAAACTTCGCTCTTCTCAGAAATATCAGATAAAGTAACACACAATCAACACACGTCCAGAGCTCGCCGGGGCAGGCTACCGTGAAATAGCTCACTATGACAACCTGCCGTCAACCTGCCGTTGACTTGttaatgctaacgttagccaagcTAGGTTGTCATTGACCACAACAGAACACATGTTATACACAACGAACGACTAAGCTCCTTACTGTGATAACGTATCGCACGACTGTATTTAACGTAAAACGCCAACTTTAACTAAAACACGTCATGTTGACACAATAATACACtcattaacgttagctagcttgaTAAAAAAAGGGCTATCTAGTACGCCTACCTGCTGTGGCTGAAACGATGTTGacagtgaaaacatttttgccGAATGATAATTCAGAATTAGGAGCTGGGGCGGGGTTGATGTGTGAGGAGAGACCCTCTGTACAATGCTAAATAACTAGTCCTTCTGGCACCTgtgtccttttgttttccttcttacaCAACTTTCAGCAGCTTAGCTAACAAACTGCAAATGGATTCTCCGGCGTCGGAGGTCAAATGGACTACAATATGACGTCATTTCCGATTACTACCGGGTGCATCTTGCATCACCACATCATTCTTTGAGGACCCA
This region includes:
- the yme1l1a gene encoding ATP-dependent zinc metalloprotease YME1L1 isoform X2 encodes the protein MFSLSTSFQPQQMIVPLSQLINALHSLKNSATASVQTLHKDFFPEHSSYLKEPSVTLRDLGLSEIRVSQLDELVRRLLPVSGPEEPPAGSSTWRSSHVSADSFFHNKHGFSQRRMGVFGSRIFHRQYHSPLREACAELQSLPVWVQNRGFKTLQSKTRRTESSYDGPVESEAYTPSFMKGFLQREKFPEAQSLDELTKQKNVPVNQQEAFKTGFTEGFMRSQAFTQRTQDSLRRTRLILLVLLLVGIYGLSRSPFLSVRFRTTSGLDSAVDPVLVKNVTFENVKGVEEAKNELQEVVDFLKNPQKFTVLGGKLPKGILLVGPPGTGKTLLARAVAGEADVPFYYASGSEFDEMFVGVGASRIRNLFKEAKANAPCVIFIDELDSVGGKRIESPMHPYSRQTINQLLAEMDGFKPNEGVIVIGATNFAEALDSALVRPGRFDMQVTVPRPDVKGRTEILKLYLSKIKMDPAVDASVIARGTVGFTGAELENLVNQAALKAAMDEKEMVSMKDLEFAKDKIIMGPERKSVEIDKKNKTITAYHESGHAIVAYYTKDAMPINKATIMPRGPSLGHVSLLPENDRWSETRAQLLAQMDVNMGGRVAEELIFGDEYITTGASSDFDGATKIAKMMVTRFGMSDKLGVMTYGDVTKQSPETQAIIEQEIRVLLNDSYERARNILKTYSKEHKKLADALLAHETLDAKEIQMVLEGKSLDQQMIQ
- the yme1l1a gene encoding ATP-dependent zinc metalloprotease YME1L1 isoform X1, with product MFSLSTSFQPQQMIVPLSQLINALHSLKNSATASVQTLHKDFFPEHSSYLKEPSVTLRDLGLSEIRVSQLDELVRRLLPVSGPEEPPAGSSTWRSSHVSADSFFHNKHGFSQRRMGVFGSRIFHRQYHSPLREACAELQSLPVWVQNRGFKTLQSKTRRTESSYDGPVESEAYTPSFMKGFLQREKFPEAQSLDELTKQKNVPVNQQEAFKTGFTEGFMRSQAFTQRTQDSLRRTRLILLVLLLVGIYGLSRSPFLSGKGSFSDAVRFRTTSGLDSAVDPVLVKNVTFENVKGVEEAKNELQEVVDFLKNPQKFTVLGGKLPKGILLVGPPGTGKTLLARAVAGEADVPFYYASGSEFDEMFVGVGASRIRNLFKEAKANAPCVIFIDELDSVGGKRIESPMHPYSRQTINQLLAEMDGFKPNEGVIVIGATNFAEALDSALVRPGRFDMQVTVPRPDVKGRTEILKLYLSKIKMDPAVDASVIARGTVGFTGAELENLVNQAALKAAMDEKEMVSMKDLEFAKDKIIMGPERKSVEIDKKNKTITAYHESGHAIVAYYTKDAMPINKATIMPRGPSLGHVSLLPENDRWSETRAQLLAQMDVNMGGRVAEELIFGDEYITTGASSDFDGATKIAKMMVTRFGMSDKLGVMTYGDVTKQSPETQAIIEQEIRVLLNDSYERARNILKTYSKEHKKLADALLAHETLDAKEIQMVLEGKSLDQQMIQ